Proteins encoded together in one Roseibacterium elongatum DSM 19469 window:
- a CDS encoding EF-hand domain-containing protein, with protein MSIWKAALLSALIPVAALPALAQDAEVIAPTEQPRAERLFQMFDFDGDGTVTRAEVENAPELRFQAADADGNGVLDRAELVAQGTARAEARIAARVEAGVDQMIDRADADGDGVLGAEEMANARPDRGDVGPRGMRGAWGDRAERGQVAGRGGMPDPARLFDMVDADDDGVVSEAEFTAAMEQMMQRRDGGRRGWGHRG; from the coding sequence ATGTCGATTTGGAAAGCAGCCCTCTTGAGCGCCCTGATCCCCGTGGCGGCCCTTCCGGCCCTTGCGCAGGACGCGGAGGTGATCGCCCCGACCGAGCAACCGCGGGCCGAGCGCCTGTTTCAGATGTTCGATTTCGACGGCGACGGCACCGTGACCCGCGCCGAGGTCGAGAATGCGCCCGAATTGCGGTTCCAGGCGGCCGATGCCGATGGCAATGGCGTTCTGGATCGCGCCGAACTGGTCGCGCAGGGCACCGCGCGGGCCGAGGCCCGTATCGCGGCCCGCGTCGAGGCCGGGGTGGATCAGATGATCGACCGCGCGGATGCGGATGGGGACGGCGTGCTCGGCGCCGAGGAAATGGCGAATGCGCGCCCCGACCGGGGGGATGTCGGCCCGCGCGGGATGCGCGGCGCTTGGGGTGATCGCGCCGAGCGTGGCCAGGTCGCGGGGCGGGGCGGCATGCCCGATCCCGCGCGGCTCTTTGACATGGTCGACGCCGATGACGACGGTGTCGTCTCCGAGGCGGAATTCACCGCCGCGATGGAGCAGATGATGCAACGTCGCGACGGTGGGCGTCGCGGCTGGGGGCACCGCGGCTGA
- a CDS encoding DUF983 domain-containing protein — translation MTHDDPALRPEFAPAPPERPAWPAIAKAMRGRCPSCGEGAIYDSYLKLTPSCPSCGEDLSHARADDGPAYLSILVTAKVMGTLMLLTYETWQPPAAVLAVTFSIGVVAMALYLLPRFKGMILGIQWAKRMHGF, via the coding sequence ATGACCCATGACGACCCGGCCCTGCGCCCCGAATTCGCCCCCGCCCCGCCGGAACGCCCGGCATGGCCCGCCATCGCCAAGGCCATGCGCGGGCGCTGCCCCAGCTGTGGCGAGGGGGCGATCTACGACAGTTATCTGAAGCTGACGCCAAGCTGCCCCTCCTGCGGCGAGGACCTGAGCCATGCGCGCGCCGATGACGGGCCGGCCTATCTGTCGATTCTCGTGACGGCCAAGGTGATGGGCACGCTGATGCTGTTGACCTATGAAACCTGGCAGCCGCCCGCCGCCGTGCTGGCCGTGACCTTTTCCATCGGTGTTGTGGCCATGGCGCTGTACCTGCTGCCCAGGTTCAAGGGCATGATCCTGGGCATCCAATGGGCCAAGAGGATGCACGGGTTCTGA
- a CDS encoding NUDIX hydrolase, which produces MGQEDARVLMDKTAIRDAATIIVLRDRATRPRVLMGQRGKGAAFMPSKFVFPGGAVDSVDATIPWARPPSEACTSRLALETDTPAAAVLAAATRELWEETGLLLGAPDPRAGTIEAPKGWRGYLATGHLPDGGALEFVFRAITPPGRPRRFDARFLLAEAETLANDPDDFSRAEDELSHLQWVPLDEVRTYDMPFITEVVLAELSARLTGTAHPGVPFFDNSTEISRFRRL; this is translated from the coding sequence ATGGGCCAAGAGGATGCACGGGTTCTGATGGACAAGACGGCGATCCGCGACGCGGCGACCATCATCGTGCTGCGCGACCGGGCCACGCGCCCACGCGTTTTGATGGGGCAACGGGGCAAGGGGGCGGCCTTCATGCCGTCGAAATTCGTGTTTCCCGGCGGCGCTGTGGACAGCGTGGATGCCACGATCCCCTGGGCGCGGCCCCCGTCCGAGGCCTGCACGAGCCGGCTGGCGCTGGAAACGGACACCCCCGCCGCCGCCGTACTGGCCGCCGCAACCCGCGAGTTGTGGGAAGAAACCGGGCTGTTGCTGGGCGCGCCCGATCCGCGCGCCGGCACGATCGAGGCGCCAAAAGGCTGGCGCGGTTACCTCGCCACCGGGCATCTGCCCGATGGCGGCGCGCTCGAATTCGTCTTCCGCGCCATCACCCCGCCGGGGCGGCCGCGCCGGTTCGATGCGCGGTTCCTGCTGGCGGAGGCCGAGACCCTGGCCAATGACCCCGATGATTTCAGCCGGGCTGAGGACGAGTTGAGCCATCTGCAATGGGTGCCCTTGGACGAGGTGCGGACCTATGACATGCCCTTCATCACTGAGGTGGTGTTGGCCGAATTGTCCGCCCGCCTGACCGGCACGGCCCACCCCGGTGTGCCCTTTTTCGACAACTCGACCGAGATCAGCCGGTTTCGCCGCCTCTGA
- a CDS encoding AEC family transporter codes for MLSIALAIAPIFLLIVTGYVLRRGGIPSMEFWNLNDRLVYFVLMPALFFVRISEADLSDPVLVPFALTLYGGFFAAVAFGSLAAWWLGRGGAVGTSVMQGAGRFNTFIALAVAEALHGMPGLQLAVLGAAVLVPVVNLTVVSAFAVMLPRPGGRVVRGALVSLGTNPLILSILAAIAFNALGWAPIPVISDTLSVLGQAALPIMLLCVGANLKIRGLSADCKPMALSAIGKLVVFPLVILGVALLVGLDPLAGQVALIYGALPTGGRLHAGAAVGGRCAPDGRDDHGSDGARLCGNAALAVSRGAAFRWLSRCPLHLGKKTPAGATSGAEGLHAPRRRFAGRGRKAVKALLRGGETG; via the coding sequence ATGCTGTCCATCGCGCTGGCCATCGCGCCCATCTTCCTCCTGATCGTGACGGGCTATGTGCTGCGCCGTGGCGGGATCCCCAGCATGGAATTCTGGAACCTCAATGACCGGCTCGTCTATTTCGTACTGATGCCGGCGCTGTTTTTCGTGCGCATCTCCGAGGCCGACCTCTCCGATCCTGTTCTGGTCCCCTTTGCGCTGACGCTCTACGGCGGGTTCTTCGCGGCCGTCGCCTTCGGCAGTCTCGCCGCCTGGTGGCTGGGGCGCGGGGGGGCGGTCGGGACCTCGGTGATGCAGGGGGCCGGGCGGTTCAACACCTTCATCGCGCTTGCCGTCGCCGAGGCGCTGCATGGCATGCCCGGTCTGCAACTGGCCGTTCTGGGGGCCGCGGTCCTGGTACCCGTGGTCAACCTGACCGTGGTCTCCGCCTTTGCCGTCATGTTGCCGCGCCCCGGGGGGCGGGTGGTGCGCGGCGCGCTCGTCAGCCTCGGGACGAACCCGCTGATCCTGTCCATTCTCGCAGCGATCGCCTTCAACGCCCTGGGTTGGGCCCCGATCCCGGTGATCTCCGACACCCTCTCGGTCCTGGGGCAGGCGGCGCTGCCGATCATGCTGCTTTGTGTGGGGGCCAACCTGAAGATCCGTGGCCTTAGCGCCGATTGCAAACCGATGGCCCTGTCGGCGATCGGCAAGCTGGTCGTGTTCCCGCTGGTCATTCTCGGGGTCGCGCTGCTTGTCGGGCTGGATCCGTTGGCCGGTCAGGTGGCGCTGATCTATGGCGCCTTGCCTACGGGGGGCCGCCTACACGCTGGCGCGGCAGTTGGGGGGCGATGCGCCCCTGATGGCCGCGATGATCACGGTTCAGACGGCGCTCGCCTTTGCGGTAATGCCGCTCTGGCTGTCTCTCGCGGCGCGGCTTTTCGCTGGCTGAGCCGCTGCCCCCTTCATCTTGGCAAGAAAACTCCCGCCGGAGCCACAAGCGGCGCCGAGGGGCTTCATGCCCCGAGGCGCCGCTTCGCGGGTCGCGGCCGCAAGGCCGTGAAAGCCCTGCTCAGAGGCGGCGAAACCGGCTGA
- a CDS encoding membrane protein yields the protein MALWIPITIFAAFMQNLRFLLQRHLKVTTLSTAGATWARFAYSAPLVAVLVVVYLGLSGQALPRPDLRFWAFLVPGALAQILATMCVVALFAFRNFPVGITLKKSEVMLSALIGFILLGEGLSGVLIVAIVVGFVGVVLLSDPPRPDAALPIWRRVVNRASGFGLASGVLFGVSAVGYRGASLALPDGDVFLRASLTLAAATAVQTLALGAWLALRERGEIARVAASWRVSAPMGVASMLGSLGWFTAFTLQTAALVKALGQIELLFTFLFSVFWLGERSSAKELTGVAFLLASIGLIFLGSL from the coding sequence ATGGCGCTATGGATCCCGATTACCATCTTCGCGGCTTTCATGCAGAACCTGCGGTTTCTGCTGCAACGCCATCTCAAGGTGACAACGCTGTCCACGGCCGGGGCGACTTGGGCACGGTTCGCCTATTCCGCGCCGCTCGTGGCGGTTCTCGTCGTGGTCTATCTGGGGCTAAGCGGTCAGGCGCTGCCCCGCCCTGACCTGCGATTTTGGGCGTTTCTCGTGCCCGGAGCGCTGGCGCAGATTCTGGCGACGATGTGTGTGGTGGCGCTGTTCGCGTTTCGCAATTTCCCCGTCGGGATCACGCTCAAGAAATCCGAGGTGATGCTGTCGGCCCTGATCGGCTTTATTCTGCTGGGCGAAGGGCTCTCGGGGGTGTTGATCGTCGCCATCGTGGTGGGCTTTGTCGGCGTCGTCCTGCTCTCCGATCCGCCGCGGCCCGACGCTGCGCTGCCGATCTGGCGGCGGGTGGTCAACCGGGCCTCCGGCTTTGGCCTGGCCTCCGGCGTGTTGTTCGGCGTTTCGGCGGTGGGCTATCGCGGGGCCTCGCTCGCGCTGCCCGACGGCGATGTGTTCCTGCGCGCCAGCCTGACGCTGGCTGCGGCGACGGCCGTGCAGACCCTGGCGCTGGGCGCCTGGCTGGCCCTGCGCGAGCGCGGCGAGATCGCCCGCGTTGCGGCCAGTTGGCGGGTCTCGGCCCCCATGGGGGTGGCCTCGATGCTCGGCAGCCTCGGCTGGTTCACCGCCTTCACGCTGCAGACCGCCGCGCTGGTCAAGGCGCTGGGGCAGATCGAGCTGCTGTTCACCTTCCTGTTTTCCGTGTTCTGGCTCGGCGAACGCTCCTCCGCCAAGGAACTGACCGGCGTGGCGTTTCTTTTGGCCTCAATCGGGCTGATTTTCCTGGGAAGTCTCTGA
- a CDS encoding fatty acid desaturase, with translation MRIEWPTLALIAACYAVWGAALFWLVPIAPPIALACVAVAIAFQSSLQHEVLHGHPFAARRWGEPLVFASLNLAVPYLRFRDTHLAHHMDACLTDPYDDPESNYLDPALWARLPRWQRAVLQANNTLLGRMTLGPMIGQVAFMVADWRRLRAGAPGVLAGWLWHLPSTAGVLWIVAASPMSVPAYLLACYVGLGLLKIRTFLEHQAHEHARGRTVIIEDRGPLAFLFLNNNLHVVHHMHPKLPWYRLPRIYAENRDRYLKRNDGYRYDSYAQVFRRHLLAAKDPVPHPLFPGRHR, from the coding sequence ATGCGGATCGAATGGCCCACTCTGGCCCTTATCGCGGCTTGTTATGCGGTTTGGGGCGCGGCGCTCTTTTGGTTGGTGCCGATCGCCCCGCCAATCGCCCTGGCCTGCGTCGCCGTGGCGATCGCGTTCCAAAGCTCGTTGCAGCACGAGGTTCTGCATGGCCACCCCTTTGCGGCGCGGCGCTGGGGCGAGCCGCTGGTGTTTGCCTCGTTGAACCTGGCTGTGCCCTATCTGCGCTTTCGCGACACGCATCTGGCCCATCACATGGATGCCTGTCTGACCGATCCCTATGACGACCCTGAATCGAACTACCTCGATCCGGCCCTCTGGGCACGGTTGCCGCGCTGGCAGCGGGCCGTTCTGCAGGCCAACAACACGCTGTTGGGGCGCATGACGCTTGGCCCGATGATCGGACAGGTCGCATTCATGGTGGCCGATTGGCGCCGCCTGCGCGCGGGTGCCCCCGGCGTTCTCGCGGGGTGGCTCTGGCATCTGCCGTCCACGGCCGGGGTTTTGTGGATCGTCGCCGCATCCCCCATGTCGGTGCCTGCCTATCTGTTGGCCTGCTACGTCGGCCTTGGTTTGCTGAAGATCCGCACCTTTCTCGAACATCAGGCCCATGAACATGCGCGGGGGCGCACCGTCATCATCGAGGACCGGGGGCCATTGGCCTTTCTGTTCCTGAACAACAACCTGCACGTCGTTCACCACATGCACCCGAAACTGCCGTGGTACCGGTTGCCGCGCATCTACGCCGAGAACCGCGACCGCTATCTGAAACGGAATGACGGATACCGCTACGACAGCTACGCCCAGGTTTTCCGGCGCCACCTTCTCGCCGCCAAGGACCCGGTGCCGCACCCGCTTTTTCCTGGGCGGCATCGCTGA
- a CDS encoding helix-turn-helix domain-containing protein, giving the protein MPPILNKSDRVRVFRERLATALQSSGSSRAALARTIGVDRSTITQMLAEDDLRMPGGHVVASAAQALDVSADWLLGLSDRPEPAGALLDSSLSISETGRATGLDDQIFAWHKEAEGYKIRHVPATLPDMLKTDAVLQWEYAPLTDRRPTEAINAAAQRLDWMRLSESDHEMALALHELDSFARGEGYYAGLGADIRAAQLDWLREVYDRFYPGLRIFLFDARWVYSAPVTVFGPKMAVIYMGRHYIAFRDRDRVRTITRHFDWLVREASVSAREIPGHLEQLRRSVV; this is encoded by the coding sequence ATGCCTCCTATTCTCAACAAATCGGACCGTGTCCGGGTCTTTCGCGAGCGCCTCGCAACGGCTTTGCAGAGCTCGGGGTCAAGCCGCGCGGCGCTGGCCCGGACGATCGGCGTCGATCGCTCGACGATCACGCAGATGCTGGCAGAGGACGACCTGCGCATGCCGGGCGGCCATGTCGTGGCCTCCGCCGCACAGGCCCTGGACGTGTCCGCCGACTGGTTGCTGGGGCTGTCCGACCGCCCCGAGCCGGCGGGGGCGCTGCTCGACTCGTCGCTGTCGATCTCGGAGACCGGGCGGGCAACCGGCCTCGATGACCAGATCTTTGCCTGGCACAAGGAGGCCGAAGGCTACAAGATCCGGCACGTTCCGGCGACGCTGCCTGACATGTTGAAAACGGATGCCGTCCTGCAGTGGGAATACGCCCCGTTGACGGATCGCCGCCCGACCGAAGCGATCAACGCCGCCGCGCAACGGCTGGATTGGATGCGCCTGAGCGAAAGCGACCATGAAATGGCGCTTGCCCTGCACGAATTGGACAGCTTCGCCCGAGGCGAAGGGTATTATGCGGGTCTTGGCGCCGACATCCGCGCGGCGCAGCTGGACTGGTTGCGCGAGGTATACGACCGGTTCTATCCGGGGCTGCGCATCTTTCTGTTCGACGCGCGCTGGGTCTACTCGGCGCCCGTGACCGTCTTTGGCCCCAAGATGGCCGTGATCTACATGGGCCGGCACTACATCGCCTTTCGGGATCGCGACCGGGTGCGCACGATCACCCGGCATTTCGACTGGCTGGTCCGCGAAGCCAGCGTATCCGCCCGAGAGATCCCCGGCCATCTCGAACAGCTGCGCAGATCGGTGGTCTAG
- a CDS encoding thioesterase family protein, with the protein MTGQVGIIGAGPIGAGWAARFALMGWTVRVFDPAQDCKPSVLATLERARASLPALYDMPLPPEGPVSHHADLADVIRNADWIQLGPSEESSEIDHILQKVLEHRSPDMIVASSTAVPSSSGLASGQILVAQPRDPVYLIPLVELTVSSQTPALHLARAEKTLRALGMAPVVTATERPGQVADRLQAALVQEAQQLVAEGGATSRQIEDAIRLGLGLRWMQAGLEDDGAHAPDTDASTRAPAGVDVDPEGHRNDVLLSLLRVLKDRGDGAGAVLRDHEATLGLTVPDPGCSDMPVTLDRQVPITWVDYNGHMNEARFLQAFSNACDQLLEWAGMTPEAIAAGHSVFTVETHLRHLDEVQIGDRIRVTARVLEGGGKKFHIWQELRVGENLCSTCEQLLLHVDLKTRRSAPPPEAIATWLRRAMEAQAEMPVPQGLGRAVAQRS; encoded by the coding sequence ATGACAGGGCAGGTTGGCATCATCGGGGCGGGGCCTATCGGGGCGGGTTGGGCCGCGCGGTTCGCGCTGATGGGCTGGACCGTGCGCGTGTTCGACCCTGCCCAAGACTGCAAACCAAGTGTTTTGGCGACGCTCGAGCGCGCCCGCGCCAGTCTTCCGGCCCTCTACGACATGCCTTTGCCGCCAGAGGGGCCGGTGAGCCATCATGCGGATCTGGCGGATGTCATACGCAACGCCGATTGGATCCAGCTTGGCCCGTCTGAAGAGTCATCTGAAATTGATCATATTCTTCAGAAGGTTCTGGAGCATCGCTCACCTGATATGATCGTAGCGTCCTCGACCGCTGTACCTTCTTCAAGTGGTCTCGCCTCCGGTCAGATCCTCGTCGCGCAACCGCGCGACCCGGTCTACCTGATCCCCTTGGTCGAACTGACCGTGTCATCTCAAACCCCGGCACTGCACCTCGCCCGCGCCGAAAAAACCCTTCGCGCGCTCGGGATGGCGCCTGTGGTCACGGCCACCGAACGCCCCGGACAGGTCGCCGACAGACTGCAAGCCGCGCTTGTGCAGGAGGCGCAGCAGCTTGTCGCGGAGGGGGGCGCAACATCCCGGCAGATCGAAGATGCGATCCGTCTTGGCCTAGGGCTGCGCTGGATGCAGGCGGGGCTGGAGGATGACGGGGCCCACGCGCCCGACACTGACGCAAGTACCCGCGCCCCGGCGGGCGTGGACGTGGACCCCGAGGGCCATCGCAATGACGTGCTTTTGTCCCTTCTGCGCGTCCTGAAGGATCGTGGGGACGGGGCCGGCGCCGTCCTGCGCGATCACGAGGCCACCCTGGGGCTGACGGTGCCCGATCCGGGATGTTCCGACATGCCAGTGACATTGGACCGGCAGGTTCCCATCACCTGGGTCGATTATAACGGACACATGAACGAGGCGCGGTTTCTGCAAGCGTTTTCAAATGCCTGCGACCAGCTTTTGGAGTGGGCCGGCATGACACCCGAGGCCATCGCGGCCGGCCACAGCGTGTTTACCGTCGAGACGCATCTGCGCCATCTCGACGAGGTGCAGATCGGCGATCGTATTCGCGTCACCGCCCGCGTGCTTGAGGGGGGCGGCAAGAAATTCCATATCTGGCAGGAGTTGCGGGTAGGGGAAAACCTGTGCTCGACCTGTGAGCAACTCTTGCTGCATGTCGATCTGAAAACACGGCGATCCGCCCCCCCGCCCGAGGCCATCGCGACATGGCTGCGCAGGGCCATGGAGGCCCAGGCCGAGATGCCGGTGCCGCAAGGGCTGGGGCGCGCGGTCGCTCAGAGATCCTAG
- a CDS encoding GDSL-type esterase/lipase family protein: MTTVLCYGDSNTHGTVPIEAIGQRRRYPRGTRWPDAMGAALGPRYEVLAEGLPGRTTVHDDPIEGGKRSGLEVLPAILLSHEPVDLLILMLGTNDLKPRFSVTSHEIARSIERLIVTARQILPDLSFWPLRRPRCAPSGRCPRCSQGRKSARSACPPFCAT; this comes from the coding sequence ATGACAACAGTCCTGTGCTACGGGGACAGCAACACCCATGGGACCGTGCCGATCGAGGCGATCGGACAGCGGCGGCGGTACCCGCGCGGCACACGCTGGCCCGACGCCATGGGGGCGGCTCTCGGGCCGCGATACGAGGTGCTTGCCGAGGGGTTGCCGGGGCGCACGACCGTGCACGATGATCCCATCGAAGGGGGCAAGCGTTCGGGGCTGGAGGTGCTGCCCGCCATCCTGCTCAGCCACGAGCCGGTCGATCTGCTGATCCTGATGCTGGGGACCAATGATCTCAAACCGCGGTTTTCCGTGACATCCCATGAAATCGCCCGGTCGATCGAACGCTTGATCGTCACCGCCCGTCAGATCCTGCCGGACCTGTCCTTCTGGCCGTTGCGCCGCCCCCGGTGCGCGCCCTCGGGGCGCTGTCCGAGGTGTTCGCAGGGGCGGAAGAGCGCCAGATCGGCTTGCCCACCTTTCTGCGCGACGTGA
- a CDS encoding aldo/keto reductase produces MRRIPLGRTDKTITDYCLGTMTWGNQTPEQDAHRQMDMALDAGIDIVDTAEMYPVNPVRAETVGLTETILGNWNAANPGRRDSYVLATKITGKNKAFVRPDQDITAETFAEALDASLSRLRTDHIDIYQLHWPNRGSYHFRQNWGYDPSAQDKSATLANMVEVLQAAKAAQQAGKIGHFALSNESAWGTAQWLQLAQQHDLPRVETIQNEYSLLCRLYDTDLAELAVNEQVTLLAYSPLAAGLLTGKYQGGAVPIGSRMKGNGDLGGRATARAFAAVDAYLEVAQKHGLDPVHMALAFTVQRPFAVSTIFGATTSDQLQRILDGVHVTLSEDVLTDLDTTHRAHPMPY; encoded by the coding sequence ATGCGCCGTATTCCCTTGGGACGCACCGACAAGACAATCACCGACTACTGCCTCGGCACGATGACATGGGGCAACCAGACGCCCGAGCAGGATGCACATCGGCAGATGGACATGGCCCTGGATGCCGGGATCGATATCGTCGACACCGCCGAGATGTATCCGGTGAACCCCGTTCGGGCCGAAACCGTGGGCTTGACCGAGACGATCCTCGGGAACTGGAACGCCGCCAATCCGGGGCGTCGCGACTCTTATGTTCTGGCGACCAAGATCACCGGCAAGAACAAGGCTTTCGTGCGCCCAGACCAGGACATCACCGCCGAAACCTTTGCCGAGGCGCTCGATGCCTCCCTGTCGCGGCTGCGCACCGATCACATCGATATCTACCAGTTGCACTGGCCGAACCGGGGCAGCTATCACTTCCGCCAGAACTGGGGCTACGACCCGTCCGCGCAGGACAAATCGGCCACGCTGGCCAACATGGTCGAGGTGCTGCAGGCGGCCAAGGCCGCGCAACAGGCGGGAAAGATCGGTCATTTCGCGCTGTCGAACGAAAGTGCCTGGGGCACGGCGCAATGGCTGCAACTTGCCCAACAGCATGATCTGCCGCGCGTCGAGACCATCCAGAACGAATATTCGTTGCTTTGTCGGTTGTATGACACCGATCTGGCCGAGTTGGCGGTGAACGAGCAGGTGACGCTGCTGGCCTACTCGCCCTTGGCCGCGGGGTTGCTGACCGGCAAGTATCAGGGTGGCGCAGTGCCCATCGGCAGTCGAATGAAGGGCAATGGCGATCTTGGCGGGCGTGCCACCGCGCGTGCCTTTGCGGCGGTCGACGCCTATCTGGAGGTCGCGCAAAAGCACGGGCTGGACCCGGTGCACATGGCTTTGGCGTTCACCGTGCAGCGCCCCTTCGCGGTCTCGACGATTTTCGGGGCAACCACATCGGACCAGTTGCAGCGCATTCTCGACGGGGTGCATGTGACGCTGTCCGAGGATGTCCTGACGGATCTCGATACCACGCACCGAGCGCATCCGATGCCTTATTGA
- a CDS encoding ImuA family protein — MDLTRLTRASHRQDRPTIAFCGGLTLLAGRTHELCGPARRRLALWVARATAGPVMWIRPAWHPDRLHMAGVSQDIAPDRLLFVEAARPADLLWSMEEALRSGAVPLVVGDFPDPPALTPVRRLHLAAEAGAAATGRAPLALLLTPGEGGAPGIETRWRLEPAHTTPDHAEWSLKRLRARHAPPATWRIRRGANTTPEIASRAGTDAPAQSQPPMSGPRASCPVSPAIREIPG, encoded by the coding sequence ATGGATCTTACCCGTTTGACCCGCGCCAGCCATCGGCAGGACCGGCCGACCATCGCCTTTTGCGGGGGCCTGACCCTGCTGGCCGGGCGCACGCATGAGCTGTGCGGCCCCGCCCGGCGGCGGCTGGCGCTGTGGGTCGCACGGGCCACGGCCGGCCCGGTGATGTGGATACGCCCCGCTTGGCACCCGGACCGGTTGCACATGGCCGGCGTCAGCCAGGATATCGCCCCCGACCGCCTGCTGTTCGTCGAGGCCGCCCGCCCCGCCGATCTGCTGTGGTCGATGGAAGAGGCGCTGCGCAGTGGCGCGGTGCCGCTGGTTGTGGGCGATTTCCCCGACCCGCCGGCGCTGACCCCGGTGCGGCGGCTGCATCTGGCGGCCGAGGCCGGGGCGGCGGCGACCGGCCGCGCGCCCCTTGCACTGCTGCTGACGCCGGGTGAGGGCGGCGCCCCCGGCATCGAGACACGCTGGCGTCTGGAGCCGGCCCACACCACGCCCGATCACGCCGAATGGTCCCTGAAACGGTTGCGCGCCCGCCATGCGCCACCGGCCACATGGCGCATCCGCCGCGGGGCCAACACCACCCCCGAGATCGCATCGCGGGCCGGCACCGACGCCCCCGCCCAAAGCCAGCCACCCATGTCCGGGCCGCGCGCCTCTTGCCCCGTGTCACCGGCCATCCGAGAAATTCCCGGCTGA
- a CDS encoding SDR family NAD(P)-dependent oxidoreductase: protein MDIRFDTKTAIVTGAASGIGFAIARELAQSGATVLLADLSAEASAEKAEEIGHGALSCSTDVAKPEQVEAMVKLAIARTGRLDLLVNNAGIGGPAEPTGSYPLEDWHRVIDVNLHGVFYGMRYAIPAMIAGGGGAIVNISSILGSVGFATASPYVASKHALLGLTRTAAIEHAPDNIRVNAVGPGFIHTPLIDTHLDPATQEALAAMHPVGRMGTSDEVASLTCYLLSDQASFVTGSYHLVDGGYTAR, encoded by the coding sequence ATGGACATTCGCTTCGACACCAAAACCGCCATCGTCACCGGCGCGGCCTCGGGCATCGGCTTTGCGATTGCGCGCGAACTGGCCCAAAGCGGCGCCACCGTGCTGCTGGCCGACCTCAGCGCCGAGGCCAGCGCCGAAAAAGCCGAGGAGATCGGGCACGGGGCGCTCTCCTGCTCGACCGATGTGGCCAAGCCCGAACAGGTTGAGGCCATGGTGAAACTGGCCATCGCCCGAACCGGCCGTCTGGATCTGTTGGTGAACAATGCCGGGATCGGCGGACCCGCCGAACCGACCGGCAGCTACCCGCTCGAGGACTGGCACCGCGTGATCGACGTGAACCTGCACGGGGTGTTTTACGGCATGCGCTATGCGATTCCGGCCATGATCGCGGGCGGCGGCGGGGCCATCGTCAACATCTCGTCCATTCTGGGCAGCGTCGGCTTTGCGACGGCGTCGCCCTACGTCGCGTCCAAGCACGCCCTGCTTGGCCTGACCAGGACCGCCGCGATAGAACACGCGCCCGACAATATCCGCGTCAATGCGGTCGGGCCCGGCTTCATCCATACGCCGCTGATCGACACCCATCTCGATCCGGCCACGCAAGAGGCCCTTGCCGCGATGCACCCGGTCGGCCGCATGGGCACCTCGGACGAAGTCGCCTCGCTGACCTGTTATCTGCTGTCGGATCAGGCCAGCTTCGTGACCGGCTCGTATCATCTGGTCGATGGCGGCTACACGGCCAGATAG